The Lewinella sp. 4G2 nucleotide sequence CGCGGCACACCGAGGTGCCGGATGGTATTCGTGGGCTGTTCATTGCGCTCTGTTTCCTGTACGTGGTTTGGTACTACTACTGGTACCCGAAAAAGGTAGCTTCCACGCCTGCAGAAAAGAAATACTCCCTCCCCCGCCAGGCCAAGGAGAAGGACCAAACTGTACTGCGGCAACAGATCCGGTCTGCGGGTGAAAATTTGGAGGCGTCCTTTTCTATCATGCGCCAGTCCTCGGCCGCAGTGTTCGGTGGGGCGGCCGTGCTGGCGTTGGGGTTTTGCGCGCTGTCCTTCTTTTTCTTTGGCGGGAGCGCCTTCGCCCGGTATACGTTTAGTGGCGAGTGGTTCACGGCGGAGTTCATGAATTTCTACGAGCTCTTCGTCACCTTTGCGCGCGAACGGAGCTTGACTTATTTGCTACTGGTGGGGCTATTTTTCTACGGCTTATTCCGCCTGGCCTTCTACATCTTTTGGTCGGCGACGGACATTGATTTACTGCCAGCCACATGGCGTTCCGAATTATTCCTGGGGCTGGTAGCGTTGGCCGTTGCGGTTGCTCTGGGCGTCAACATCATCGTCACAGCCATCTCTCTCACCTTCGTGTTGCCGATCCTCTTTACGGTTGCCTATGCTGGGTACAGCGGGCTTAGCGGAGTGAAGGAAACCGTTGGTTACTGCGTGCGCCGGTTGGGGAGTTTGCTTTCCAATCATTTGCTCGTACTCCTCATGGTCGTCCCGGGGATGATGCTGATCGATACCGTGGTCGGCTCCATGCTCTTTTCTTTCCTGGACTGGGTCGTCTACGCGGACTCCGTGGCCATCGACAACATGAACGTGGTGCTGCAGGCCGTCACCTATCTCTTCCTGTACACGATCGCCTTGCTCCTGCTCACCATTTCCTTTTGCCTCAATGCGTACAACCTCCGCGAGATCAACGAAGCCGACCGGTTACTGGCGGAAATTGAATCCGTCGGCACCCGGCGCAAACTCCGGGGCATGGAGTTAGAGAGTTAACACCGTCTACCATTGATCCGATTTTGAGTGACCCCTCCTATGCGCACATCTCACATTTGGGCGCTGCCGCGGGTGCTGAGCAATTGGATCGGGCCGCCTTGGAACTAAGTAGTTAGCTAACGCCCACCGTGGCTTCCCCAAACATTGTTGGGTGGATCAAGGGATGAGGTGGGGATAATTCCCGTTATTTGCCGCCCCTGGCCCGAATGCACTCCTTTTGGGCGAACTACCTCCCAGTCGTAGCGTTGTCAGGACAATGGACCTTCACCGTAACGGTGGAACAACTCGAATTACCCAAACCAAACATTTTCCCAGCCGATGGACACCCTCAAACAGAAATTTGCCGACAAGGCCCTTGCCCTCTTTAAAGAAATGCGCGCGATCAGTAAAGCGAACGGCGACAAAAAGGTAGCGGAGGTCACCCTCGGTCAAATCATGGGAGGTGCCCGTGGCGTAAAGATGATGCAATGGGAAACCAGCGAGCTGGACGCCAATGAAGGAATTCGTTTCCGCGGTTACTCCATTCCCGAGATCAAAAAACTCCTCCCCAGCGGCCCCCAGGGTGAACCCAAACCGGAAGGCCTCTTCTGGCTGATGCTCACCGGCGAAGTACCCACGGAAGATGAAGTAAAAGGACTCACCGCGGAGTGGCACCGCCGTGCGGACGTCCCCGCCCAAGCCTTCACCGTGCTGGATAGCTTACCCACCGATACCCATCCGATGACCCAGCTCACCATTGGGATCATGGCTATGCAGGGAGATAGTGTATTCGCCAACCGGTACGCGGAAGGTATTTCCAAGACGGAGTACTGGGACGCCGTCTACGAAGACAGCATGAACCTCATTGCCCGCCTCCCCCGGGTCGCCGCCTACATCTACCGCCGCACCTTTAAGGATGGCCAGCACATTGAGCCGGACACCAGCCTTGATTACAGCGCCAACTACGCCCACATGCTGGGTAACGACGATGAGGACTTCCGCAGTCTGATGCGCCTTTACCTTACAATCCACGCGGATCACGAAGGTGGCAACGCTTCGGCGCACACCGTCCACCTCGTCGGCTCTACCCTATCCGATCCCTACCGGTCCTTTGCTGCGGGGATGAATGCACTGGCCGGCCCCCTTCACGGTCTGGCTAACCAAGAGGTCATCAAGTGGATCTTCGAAATGATCGAGAACCTCGGTACGAAGACACCCTCCAAAGAACAGATCGGCGAGTACGTGCAAAAGACGCTGGATGCCGGTAAGGTCATCCCCGGTTACGGCCACGCCGTGCTGCGGGAGCCCGACCCCCGTTTCGTGGCGCAACGCCGTTTCGCCGAGCAGTACATTAAGGACAGCGATCTAATCACTACCGTATGGAAGATCTTTGACGTGGTTCCGGAGAAACTGCAGGCCCTCGGCAAGGTGAAAAATCCCTGGCCTAATGTGGATGCCCACTCCGGTGCCCTCCTGGTCCACTACGGTTTCCCCGAGTACAGCTACTACACGGTGCTCTTCGGTGTAAGCCGCGCCCTTGGCGTACTGGCTGCCGGTGTTTGGAGCCGTGCCCTCGGCATGCCGCTGGAACGCCCCAAATCCGTCACCTCCGACTGGATCAAGGCCCAGGCCAAATAAACCTCGGCGGGTGGTTGGCAACCGTTGAAATAATCCTACTTTGCGGGCCGGACTGGCCGAGCGTTTTGGCCGGGCTCAATCACGCTAGATTGTACTGATATGAACGTACCCGAAAATCTTCTTTACACCGAGGAGCACGAATGGGTGTTGCTGGAAGGCAACATCGCTACCGTCGGCATTACGGACTTCGCGCAGGAAGCCCTCGACGAACTCGTTTACGTTGAGGTCGATACCGTTGGTGAAGCGCTGGAACGAAACGAAGTCTTTGGATCAGTCGAAGCCGTTAAGACGACTAGTGAACTCTTCCTGCCGATGGCCGGCAAAGTGACCGAGTTCAATTCCGAGTTGGATGAAAATGAAGGGGATAACCCTACGCTCGTCAATGAAGATTGCTACGGCAAGGGCTGGATCATTAAATTAGAAGTTACTGACCCGGAAGATCGGGAAGGCCTGCTGAGTGCTGAGGAGTACAAGAAATTAATTTCCTAAATAAATTTCACCTGCGCCCACCCAAACCATCCGGAAGCTCATCTTCCCCCCGTAAATGGCGCTGGCAACGGCTGGTACTATTACTCTACGGAAGCTTGCTGGCATTAGTCAGCTTACTGCCCAGCCGACAACTTCCGGAAATACCGGACTGGAGTTCGCTCTTTTCACCGGATAAGGTGGCTCACTTTGGTGCTTACGCCATTTTTGCGCTATTATTGTCCGTGGAATTCCACCCTCGTGGTGGTTTGCGTGGCGCCTGCCTTGCTTTCCTGATCGCTGCTCTTTTTGGCGCGCTAATGGAGGTACTGCAGGGCGTTTCGGGAACGGGCAGATCGGCGGACCTGATTGACATCGCGGCCAATTGTATTGGTGCGTTGATTGGCTGTCTACTGTTTCTGTTTATCCACCAACTTTACAAATGGGCCTTCCCACCGGGGCGGGCCTGACGAATAACTTTTTTAACCCAATAGTCATGGATCTCTCAATTACCGGAGGTACGCTTGGAATTACGTTGGTGTTAATTTTTGCTGCCCTTATTGGTATGATCTTCTTTATGAAGTCAGTCTACAATAAGCGCACCGAGAAGGCGCTCCAGGGTGAATACAAGAATGAAGAAGGCCAACAATCCTACATCGCCAACCGCGCGAAGTACGAAGCCCTCGACGTTTTTGGCCTGAGTGGTACTTTCCTCAACTTCGGTCTGGCGCTCGCCGTCGGCCTTTCTCTCCTGGCTTTTGGTTGGACGCAGTACTCCAAGCAGGTCATCATCCCCGCCGGCGCTCTTGAGCTCGACGAGGAGATCGAAATGGAGCCACCGCGGACGGCCGAACCGCCCCCACCCCCTCCACCGCCACCGCCCCCCGTTATCGAGGAGCTGCCGGAGGAAATGATCGAAGAAGATCCCCCACCATTTGAAGATATGTCCGTCGACGAAGAAACCGTCATGGAAGAAGTGGTACAGGAAGAAGTAGCTGAGGAAGATCCCGGCCCACCACCTCCGCCACCACCCCCACCGCCACCACCAGCTCCCAAAGAAGAGGAGATCTTTAAGGTGGTAGAGCAGATGCCCCTCTTCCCCGGCTGTGAAGGCCAGGGTAGCTACGCGGAGCAAAAGCAGTGTGCTGATAAGAAGATGCTCGAATTCATCTACGGTAACATCAAGTACCCTGCCATTGCCCGTGAGAACGGAGTAGAAGGTATGGCCGTTGTTTCCTTCGTCGTCGAGAAAGACGGTACGGTGACTGACGCCAAAGTCGTCCGGAACCCCGGTGCCAAGACCGGTGAAGAAGCCCTTCGCGTCGTTGAGTTGATGAATACTCAGGGCAAGAAGTGGAGCCCCGGAAAGCAGGGTGGCCGTAACGTTCGCGTACAGTTCAACCTCCCCGTGAAGTTCAAGCTTGAGTAAGCATAATCGCTCACTTATCCGTAGAGAAGCCGGTAATGCCTTTGGGTGTTACCGGCTTTTCTGTTTTGTGGGGTAGTCGGTACGTAATGAGTCCGTACTTC carries:
- a CDS encoding VanZ family protein translates to MLALVSLLPSRQLPEIPDWSSLFSPDKVAHFGAYAIFALLLSVEFHPRGGLRGACLAFLIAALFGALMEVLQGVSGTGRSADLIDIAANCIGALIGCLLFLFIHQLYKWAFPPGRA
- a CDS encoding stage II sporulation protein M; this translates as MRETDFIDKNQEKWKRYERALESDDQDPELLTELYIHTTDDLSYSRTYYPNRSVRVYLNNLAQRTFLQIYRGRKGETGRFFTFWSDELPRVIERNHKALFVSLIIFVLAMVIGVVSYRIDPSFAETIMGQSYMDMTRANIAKGDPMAVYKEMSPYKMTLAITVNNIFVALLTFVSGAFFAIGAVVQLLRNGIMLGVFQYFFYDQGIFWESFLTIWIHGALEISSIVIAGGAGITMGAGLLFPGTLSRFEAFKASARDGLKIMLGTVPLFIIAGILESYLTRHTEVPDGIRGLFIALCFLYVVWYYYWYPKKVASTPAEKKYSLPRQAKEKDQTVLRQQIRSAGENLEASFSIMRQSSAAVFGGAAVLALGFCALSFFFFGGSAFARYTFSGEWFTAEFMNFYELFVTFARERSLTYLLLVGLFFYGLFRLAFYIFWSATDIDLLPATWRSELFLGLVALAVAVALGVNIIVTAISLTFVLPILFTVAYAGYSGLSGVKETVGYCVRRLGSLLSNHLLVLLMVVPGMMLIDTVVGSMLFSFLDWVVYADSVAIDNMNVVLQAVTYLFLYTIALLLLTISFCLNAYNLREINEADRLLAEIESVGTRRKLRGMELES
- the gcvH gene encoding glycine cleavage system protein GcvH, whose product is MNVPENLLYTEEHEWVLLEGNIATVGITDFAQEALDELVYVEVDTVGEALERNEVFGSVEAVKTTSELFLPMAGKVTEFNSELDENEGDNPTLVNEDCYGKGWIIKLEVTDPEDREGLLSAEEYKKLIS
- a CDS encoding energy transducer TonB, with product MDLSITGGTLGITLVLIFAALIGMIFFMKSVYNKRTEKALQGEYKNEEGQQSYIANRAKYEALDVFGLSGTFLNFGLALAVGLSLLAFGWTQYSKQVIIPAGALELDEEIEMEPPRTAEPPPPPPPPPPPVIEELPEEMIEEDPPPFEDMSVDEETVMEEVVQEEVAEEDPGPPPPPPPPPPPPAPKEEEIFKVVEQMPLFPGCEGQGSYAEQKQCADKKMLEFIYGNIKYPAIARENGVEGMAVVSFVVEKDGTVTDAKVVRNPGAKTGEEALRVVELMNTQGKKWSPGKQGGRNVRVQFNLPVKFKLE
- a CDS encoding citrate (Si)-synthase, with product MDTLKQKFADKALALFKEMRAISKANGDKKVAEVTLGQIMGGARGVKMMQWETSELDANEGIRFRGYSIPEIKKLLPSGPQGEPKPEGLFWLMLTGEVPTEDEVKGLTAEWHRRADVPAQAFTVLDSLPTDTHPMTQLTIGIMAMQGDSVFANRYAEGISKTEYWDAVYEDSMNLIARLPRVAAYIYRRTFKDGQHIEPDTSLDYSANYAHMLGNDDEDFRSLMRLYLTIHADHEGGNASAHTVHLVGSTLSDPYRSFAAGMNALAGPLHGLANQEVIKWIFEMIENLGTKTPSKEQIGEYVQKTLDAGKVIPGYGHAVLREPDPRFVAQRRFAEQYIKDSDLITTVWKIFDVVPEKLQALGKVKNPWPNVDAHSGALLVHYGFPEYSYYTVLFGVSRALGVLAAGVWSRALGMPLERPKSVTSDWIKAQAK